The Daucus carota subsp. sativus chromosome 9, DH1 v3.0, whole genome shotgun sequence genome window below encodes:
- the LOC108201195 gene encoding protein FAR1-RELATED SEQUENCE 5-like: MYEKQHHWVKAYLKDTFFAGMKSSQRSESMNSFFDGYVNSNTPLSDFVDQYEKAIASRRDTEEKEDLISMTTTPDLTNMHSLEAHAGKVYSRNIFKLFQNEFMQILHCQLFAKIYTQAHVIISNIFVRSHRDW, from the exons ATGTATGAAAAACAACATCATTGGGTAAAGGCATACCTAAAGGATACATTTTTTGCAG GAATGAAGTCTTCTCAAAGAAGTGAAAGTATGAATTCATTTTTTGATGGTTATGTCAATAGCAATACTCCGTTGTCTGACTTTGTTGATCAATATGAAAAGGCAATTGCTAGCCGTCGCGATACAGAAGAGAAAGAGGATTTGATATCAATGACAACCACCCCTGATTTGACAAATATGCATAGCTTGGAGGCTCATGCTGGAAAAGTTTATTCTCggaatatattcaaattatttcaGAATGAATTTATGCAGATTTTGCATTGCCagctgttcgcaaaaatctacacgcaagcgcacgtgatcataagtaatatatttgttcgttcccacagagactggtga